The Bradyrhizobium barranii subsp. barranii genome segment GCCGAAGGCCGTCTACATCGCGGCGAAGACCGCCGTCCCGGTCAAGCTCGTGCCCAAGCCGGAGGTCCTTGCCGAAATCACCGAAGCCCCGCTCGCGCCGCGAGCAACGCCTGCTGCGGTGGCATTGTTCACTGCGCCTGCCGCGGTCGCTCCGCTCAAGGCTCCCGCTGCGCGGGCGCCGCTCACCGCACCCCCTGTGAGGTCGCCGGTCGCCGCGCCTGCCGCAATGGCGGCGTTCACCACGCCTGCCGTGAAGGCGGCGTTCGCCGCACCTGCCGTGAAGGCGCCCCCCGCCACGCCTGCTGCAATGGCAACGCTTCTGCCGCAGTTCGCCCCGCCCGCCGCCGAAATCGTCGCCGCACCCGAGCGCGTCGTCGAATTCACCTTCAGCCTTGACGGCCTGCAAGCGAAGTACCCGCTGCTGAGGAACGCGTTCTAGCGTTTGGGCGCCGGGATGAGGGCGGCAGCTACCGCCGCACCGCATTGCCGCCGACCATCAGCTGCGCGAAGCGCTGTGCGCCGTCGGCCGACAGATCCGACGTCACTGCACGGGCGTGATCGAGCCCAACCACGGCGCCGCGCGGGGTTTCCGAGATCATGTTGTTGTTGACGAGCGCGGTGCCTGCGCCGGACACCACCGAGACGCCGACGCCGGCCAGCGCCTTGCGGATCACATTGCCCGTGATCGCGACGTCGCGCAGATATTTGCCCCAGCCGGCGACGATGCCATAGGACGGCGCGTTCTCGATCACATTGCCGGTCACAGAGCTGTCAGCCTCGATGTAGATGCCGACACCGGCATCGTCGTCCGGGGCGGTGCCGATCGGCCGCTTCGGGATCAGATTGCGGATGATGTTGCCCTGGACCACCGCGATGCGGCCGCCTTCGTTGAAATTGCAGACGGAGACGCCGACGGCGGCACCACCGACCGTGTTGTTGGCGATAATCGCGGCCTCGAACGAAAACTCCGAATAGAGCGCGACCTCGCGCACGTCGCTGACGCTGTTGCCTGATATGTGGATGTTCGAGGCCGAATTGCCGCGCACCGCCGAGTAGTCGCAGTTCCTGATGCGATTGCCGCGCACGATCACGTTGCCGGCGCGAAACGCGTTGATGGCGTTGCCGTACTGGCCCGAGCCGCCGGGGCCCGCCTTGATGTCCTCGATGCGGTTGTCAGTGACCAGCGTGCCGTCGTCGCCGATTGCGGTGCGCAGGATCTCGATGCCGTTGTCGTTGGTGCCGATGATGGTGTTGCGCGAGACGCTGAGGCCTCTCGCGTCGAACGAAACCACTGCCGTCACCGCGATGTTGGTGAAGATGTTGCCCGAGATGTCGCCGGACACCTGCTCGAGCCAGATGCCGCTGCCGCCGGAGCCGGTGATCTCGCAATCGGTGATGCGGACGTCACGCCCGCCGAGGACGTGGATCAGTCCGCGCCGCGTCGGAAGCGGAATGCCGCCGCCGTCGAAGGTGATGCCGGTGAGGCCGATCGAGTCCGAGCCGTCGCTCTGGATCGCGGAAGCGCCGCCGGTGAAGACGAGCTTGGTCGCGCCGCGCACGCCGATCAGCTGGGCGCCATTCGGCAACCGCAGCAATCCGCTGCGATAGATGCCGGGTGGCAGTGCCAGCGGCGCCTGTGCCCGCGCAGCTTCGTCGATGGCGCGCTGGAGCACGCGGGTCTGGTCCTCGCTGCTGCCGGGCCGCACGCCGTATTGCGTGGCATCGCGGCCGAGCAGGGATGTCAGCGGCGCTGCGCGCGCGGCGTCGGCCGGCATGGCGAGGGCGCCCGCGATGCCTGCGGTCGAAGCTCCGATGAGATGACGGCGATTGAGGTCCATGACGCATCCTTCGGCGGACGCGGGAGGTCCGCGACCGACTAGGTAGCGCAGGGTGGCTGGGGCGGTGAGGATTGTTCGCGGTAGGGTTAAATGTTTACCCAGAGCAAAGTGCCGTAGGGTGGGCTAGCCTTGCGGCTGCGCAAAGCGCAGTCCGCTAGGCGTAACCCACCATGTCTCCGCGAGCACGGAACGGGTTGACGCAGAAGAGGTGGATTACGCTTACGCTAATCCACCCTACGAAGCCGGCATGTTCCGCGCTTTCCGCGCCAGCCCCACCAGCTCCATCAGCATCGCTTCCCCCGCGTCCACCAGCTC includes the following:
- a CDS encoding TIGR03809 family protein, coding for MARGRDIAARWCALAEQRLEHLSEMFETGRWRRYHSEIAFLENIQEAKRAVQTWRALATGADVAAAAASVSPVFGWSPATMPRVFPRDQQAQTVQPKAVYIAAKTAVPVKLVPKPEVLAEITEAPLAPRATPAAVALFTAPAAVAPLKAPAARAPLTAPPVRSPVAAPAAMAAFTTPAVKAAFAAPAVKAPPATPAAMATLLPQFAPPAAEIVAAPERVVEFTFSLDGLQAKYPLLRNAF
- a CDS encoding TIGR03808 family TAT-translocated repetitive protein translates to MDLNRRHLIGASTAGIAGALAMPADAARAAPLTSLLGRDATQYGVRPGSSEDQTRVLQRAIDEAARAQAPLALPPGIYRSGLLRLPNGAQLIGVRGATKLVFTGGASAIQSDGSDSIGLTGITFDGGGIPLPTRRGLIHVLGGRDVRITDCEITGSGGSGIWLEQVSGDISGNIFTNIAVTAVVSFDARGLSVSRNTIIGTNDNGIEILRTAIGDDGTLVTDNRIEDIKAGPGGSGQYGNAINAFRAGNVIVRGNRIRNCDYSAVRGNSASNIHISGNSVSDVREVALYSEFSFEAAIIANNTVGGAAVGVSVCNFNEGGRIAVVQGNIIRNLIPKRPIGTAPDDDAGVGIYIEADSSVTGNVIENAPSYGIVAGWGKYLRDVAITGNVIRKALAGVGVSVVSGAGTALVNNNMISETPRGAVVGLDHARAVTSDLSADGAQRFAQLMVGGNAVRR